From a region of the Capricornis sumatraensis isolate serow.1 chromosome 22, serow.2, whole genome shotgun sequence genome:
- the ZNF322 gene encoding zinc finger protein 322, with protein MYTSEERYNQRTQKRKIYHVCPQKGKKIFIHVHEITQIDDQIYQCLECEQTFCENLALIMCERTHTGEKPYRCDMCEKTFIQSSDLISHQRIHSYEKPYKCSKCEKSFWHHLALSGHQRTHAGKKFYTCDICGKNFGQSSDLLVHQRSHTGEKPYLCSECDKCFSRSTNLIRHRRTHTGEKPFKCLECEKAFSGKSDLISHQRTHTGERPYKCNKCEKSYRHRSAFIVHKRVHTGEKPYKCGACEKCFGQKSDLIVHQRVHTGEKPYKCLECMRSFTRSANLIRHQATHTHTFKCLEYEKSFSCSSDLIVHQRIHMEEKPHQWSGCESGFLLGMDFVAQQKMRTQTEELHYKYSVCDKSFHQSSALLQHQTIHIGEKPYICNVAEKGLELSPPHVSEASQMS; from the coding sequence ATGTACACTTCAGAAGAGAGATATAATCAGAGaactcaaaaaaggaaaatatatcatgTATGCCCTCAGAAGGgtaaaaagatttttattcatGTGCATGAGATTACTCAAATAGATGATCAGATATACCAGTGCCTTGAATGTGAACAAACCTTTTGTGAAAACTTAGCTCTTATTATGTGTGAGAGAACCCATACTGGGGAGAAACCTTATAGATGTGATATGTGTGAGAAAACCTTCATCCAAAGCTCAGATCTTATTTCACATCAGAGGATCCACAGTTACGAGAAACCTTATAAATGTAGCAAATGTGAGAAGAGCTTTTGGCACCACTTAGCCCTTTCAGGACACCAGAGAACGCATGCAGGTAAAAAATTCTATACATGTGATATCTGTGGCAAGAATTTTGGTCAGAGCTCTGATCTGCTTGTCCACCAGCGAAGCCATACAGGCGAGAAACCGTATCTGTGTAGTGAGTGTGATAAATGCTTCAGCCGAAGTACAAACCTCATAAGGCACAGAAGAACTCACACAGGTGAGAAACCGTTTAAGTGTCTggagtgtgaaaaagcttttaGTGGGAAATCCGATCTTATTAGCCACCAGAGAACTCACACTGGTGAAAGACCCTACAAATGTAATAAGTGTGAGAAAAGTTACCGACACCGGTCAGCCTTCATTGTTCATAAAAGAGTACATACTGGGGAGAAGCCCTATAAGTGTGGTGCCTGTGAGAAATGCTTTGGCCAGAAATCCGACCTTATTGTACACCAGAGAGTCCACACAGGTGAGAAGCCGTATAAATGCTTGGAATGTATGAGAAGTTTTACCCGGAGTGCCAACCTCATCAGGCACCAGGCAACTCACACTCACACTTTTAAATGCCTTGAATATGAGAAGAGCTTCAGCTGTAGCTCAGACCTTATTGTGCATCAAAGAATTCACATGGAAGAGAAACCACATCAGTGGTCTGGGTGTGAGAGTGGCTTCCTCTTAGGCATGGACTTCGTTGCCCAACAGAAAATGAGAACTCAGACAGAGGAGCTGCATTATAAATACAGTGTCTGTGATAAAAGCTTTCATCAGAGCTCAGCCCTTCTTCAACATCAGACAATCCACATCGGTGAAAAACCATATATCTGTAATGTGGCTGAGAAAGGTCTTGAGCTCAGCCCTCCCCATGTATCAGAAGCCTCACAGATGTCTTGA